The DNA sequence CGCCGAGCTCGTACAACAGTTTATGAGCAAGCTGGCCCAACGGCGGACCTACAGAAACGCTGATCCCAGCCTGTCGATCCTGACCATAACCTCAAACGTGGTGTACGGTAAAAAGACCGGGGCAACCCCGGACGGCCGTAAAAAAGGAGAACCCTTCGCTCCGGGGGCCAATCCCATGCACGGCCGGGACAGCCGCGGAGCCCTGGCTTCTGTATCCTCGGTGGCAAAACTCCCCTACGATTACGCCCGGGACGGCATTTCCTACACCTTTTCCATTGAGCCCGGCACCCTTGGCAAGGCGGGGGAGGAAAGGGTCCGGAACCTGATCTCCCTGCTGGACGGATACTTCGGCCTCAAGGGGCACCACATCAACGTAAATGTCCTCAACCGCTCTGTGCTGATGGATGCCATGGAGCATCCCGAGCTCTATCCGCAGCTGACAATCCGGGTTTCCGGCTATGCCGTCAATTTTGTCAAACTGACCCGGGAGCAGCAGCTGGATGTAATTAACAGGACCTTCCATGAAAGGCTTTGAAGGAAACCGAAACAGAATCGGATCTTCCCTGGATACCCGGAACACGGTCGCCCGAGTTCACTCGGTGGAGACCTTCGGTACCCTCGACGGTCCCGGAATCCGTTATGTTCTTTTTTTTCAGGGCTGTCCCCTGCGCTGCAAATACTGCCAGAACAGGGACACCTGGGATCATGGCGGGGGAAGTGTTAAAACCCTGGACGAGGTCGAAGAGGACATCCTGCGCTACCGCTCTTTCATGGACTCCTCCGGCGGTGGTTTTACCGCCGGAGGAGGAGAGCCTCTGCTGCAGGCGGAATTTCTGTCTTCCCTTTTTCAGCGGCTGAAAAGCAAAGGCATCCATACCGCCCTGGATACCTCCGGGTTCTGTACTCTTTCTGCGGCGGTAAAGGAGCTGCTCGCGTCTACAGATCTTATTCTTCTGGATATCAAGCACATTGATGAGGCCCGGCATCGTGAGCTTACCGGGGTATCCTCAGGTCCGGTCAGAGCCTTCGCGGAGTACGCCGCGTCCCGGGGGGTCCCCTTCCGGATCCGCCATGTCATCGTTCCGGGATACACGGACGATCCGCAGTCCGCCGCGGATACCGCCGCCTTTATCCGGAGTCTGCCGGGGGTGCAGCAGGTCGATCTGATACCCTACCATGAGCTGGGAAAGTTCAAATGGGAGGCCCTGGGAAAGAAGTATCCCCTGGAAGGGGTGAGCCCTCCGGGAGCGGATACCATGAAGATGCTGGAGGAGATATTCGGCGGCTGCGGGCTGCCGGTACTGAGCTGACCCTACTCACCGGGGAGTACACCTTTCTTGAGGATAATACAGGCGTAGAGAGCCTGGTCTCCGGTTGCAACGACTGCATAAGCCTTCTTCGCCCGTTCATAGAACTCGAAGCGCTCAATATACTCGAACTCTTTAAATTCCGGATGGGCGTTTCCGACGATACTTCTGAACTCGTCCCATCTCTTTGGCCGGGTGTTATCTCCCGGAACCACTTCAAGCAGTCCTGCCGGTTTCTCGACGAAGGTATCGAGGGGCAGGAGCTCCAGAACTGCCTGCAACAGCTCGGGGGTGTTGTGCCCGTCACAGCGTACCAGACGCCGTGCACAGGATGCGTGGGGAAAATTCCCATCCCCAATCACAAGTTCGTCGCCGTGACCCATCTCCATCAGAATCTTCAGGAGTTCCGGCGGTAAAATCTTAGGAATACCTTTAAGCATCGGATTCTCCTTCTCTTCTTAGCTGTGACGGTAGAGTTCCCAACCCAGGTAGCGTCCGACAGCCTCATCGATGATGTCGGCTGAGTCACCGCGGCTCATTGCAACATGGTGTTCAAAACCGTTCCGGGTCAAGTGCTGAAGCAGGGTATTAAGATTGCCGACTTTGCAGACCGCGATCCCTCCGTCCATACCGTAAGGGTCATCGGTGAACTCACCCTTGCCAAGGTAGGATTTGATAAGGCCCCTGCGATCATCGGTTGAGATTCTGAAGAAGGTAAACGGCCCCGGGGCTACTTTCCCTTTGATCGCTCCGAAACAGCGGTCGGCTCCTATAGTGTTGCCGAGGATGTCAAGGTTCGATATCTCGACATTGCTACCCATGAAGCTCTTAGGATAGTTTGAGCAGTGGGTGCATACGCACTTGTTTTCACCGTAATTGAAGTTGTTGTTCCAGTCGAGAAATCCGGGGGAGTTTCCGGATGCAAGAAGCAGTGTATACATTGAGACGGCACCGGCGATATCCATCTCGCAGGCAGAGGGCATCTGATTCTCACCCATCATACTCATTGTGAGGCAGGAGGCGCATCCGTAGTTGTACTCCAGACTGTCCCAGCACTGGATCGCGCTGGCGTCGAGCTCATTCTCCGCCATGAACTCATTCACGGCGACTGAAAACCGGGCTTGGGTCAGTATATTCTTTTCTGGAATGTAATCTGGAATCGTACCGTAATCGCCGATACGGTTTCGCAGCTCTCTTACCTCTGCTGTACCATTGTCCATTTTTGACGACCGCGCAATTATCTCGGACAGATCAATGGGAACGACGGTAATACCTGTTGCCTGCAGCAGTTTCTCGGAGAAGCGGACTGTCTGGAAAGCTGCCGGGCGGGCTCCGATTGCACCAATGCGTGCATTCTTCAGACCCTTGACCGTACGGCAAATACGGGCGAAACGGTCGAGGTCATGCGCAAAGAGCTCGCCCTCGATATCACAGGTGTGAAGACTTGTGTCAGTGAACTCGATGTCATACTGATAGAGATTGTTGCAGACCGAGAGTTTACCGCAGAAGGCATCCCGGCGCTCGCTGACGCCGACCTTGTTCTGTTCATCGTTGGCAGCCTGGATCAGAACAGGTACCTTCAGATCTGCAAGGGCCAGGGTATTTACTACGCCCAGTTCATCGCCGAAGTTGGGCAGAATGACGATAATACCGTCAATATCGTCCCGCTTCCGTTTAAAGAGATCGGCGCAGATCTTTGCGTCTTTATAGGTTTCAACACAGCCGGTCGGTGTTGCGTTCTCGTCGAGGACGACGGTTCCGTAGCCTTTTTTCTCAAGCAGCGCCAGAAGCGAACGGCGGCCGCTGATGGCCAGCTCGGCATTGAAGATATTCCTGGTGGCAGGTATGACCCCGAAGGTAATCTGTTTCTGCATGATTTTCATCTCTTTACTAAACTCCCTGTTTGTCCGATTTTGTCTCTTCTCCGATGACAGCACTTACGCTTGGTGAACTGACTGCGGCCCGGGACTTCATGCGCTGCTGCAGCTGATCGAATATAACCGCCGCGATGATCACGACGCCCTTTATAACATTCTGCCAGAACTCGGAAACGCCCATCATCACCAGACCGTCTCCGAGGATGCCGATGACGAAGGCGCCGATGATGGTCCCGCCTACTGAGCCGATTCCGCCATCGAGACTCGTTCCGCCCAGTACAACCGCCGCGATAGCAGAGAGCTCGTAGGACTCTCCGGTTGCCGGATGGGACGCTACAAGCTGAGAGGCGATGATCAGCCCGACCAGGGCCGAACAGAAACCGGAGAAGGCGTAAACGAGCATTGTGACCCGCTTTACCTTAACACCTGACAGCTCCGCCGCCCGGGAATTCCCTCCGATAGCGTAGATATGTCTGCCCAGGGGAGTTTTGCGAGCGACGTATACCGCCAGTATCAAGAGCAGCACGAGAATCCAGATTGAGACCGGTATCCCGATAATCTTGCCGGCGCCGAGAAATGGAAAACCGGTGTTGCCAAGAGACGGGTCGCCCTGCAGATTGGGAAAAGTCGCTCCGCCCGAGCGGATATTGGCGAAGCCCCGGGCGATGTACATAATGCCCAGGGTCCCGATAAAGGGGGCCACATTGAAGCGTGCTATCAGGATGCCGTTCACCAGTCCTATCAGGGTGCCAATCGCGGCAGCGATCAGAATAATCACCCAGACCTGAAAGTATATGGTTATACCGAACATCGGCAGAACTACGCCCTCGTTGATCAGTCCTCCGGCGATCATCCCGCAGAGACCGACAATAGAGCCAACTGAAAGGTCTATTCCGCCGGTCAGGATTACGAAGGTCATGCCGATGCCCAGGATGGCGGTGATGGCGACGTGCTTGGTTATTGTAATCAGGTTAATGGGCGCCAGAAAATTGATTCCCCGTTCACCCAGTATTATTGTGAAGGCGATAGTCAGCAGAAACAGCGCAATGAAGGTGCGCGCCTGCATAAGAATCATACCTATGGAAAGGTTTTTTTGTTTAAGTGCTCCGATTTGCGAAAAGGTGTTCTTCATGCTTCTCCTCGTATCTCTCTGTCTCATCATATCAATTGTCCGGAAACCGCAGGTCTCATGCCCGCATGCTCGTTGTCATATGGCCGACGGCGGATGCCTCCACCAGCTTTTCCTCGCTCGCTTCCGACCGTGGGAACTCACCGGTCAGTCTTCCCTTGGACATGACAAGGATTCTGTCGGAATTAGCCCGCAGCTCCATTATCTCCGAGGTTACGAATATGATACCGAGACCCTGTTTGGCAAGACGGTTCATGATCGCGAAAACTTCGCCTTTGGCTGCAACATCGATTCCCCGTGTAGGCTCGTCCATCAGCAGAATTCGCGGTTCAGTCAGAAGGCTTTTGCCGATTACAACCTTCTGCTGGTTACCTCCACTCAGGCTGCTGACCAGCACTCCCGAGCCAGCGGTCTTGAGGGACATCTCCTTTATCAAACGGTTGACTTCACGGTCTTCATCGCTCTTACACAGGTGGATTCCCCGCCGTGCAATTCTGAATAGACTGGCGAGGGTTATGTTGTGAGAGACCGACATGGTCTGGACGAGGCCCTCCCGCTGACGGTCTTCAGGAATCAGCGCAAAACCGTCGCGGATTCGTCCCCTGATGGTCTGGCTTTCGATTCTCCTGCCGTCGATATAGATGTCGCCTTCCGCCTCACGATGGATCCCCATCAGTACTTCCAGCAGTTCCGAGCGGCCTGCTCCCATCAGTCCGTAGATACCAAGGATTTCACCCTGGTGGAGAGAAAAACTGACGCTGTTTACCGAGAGGCCGTCGGGTTCGCTCCGCAACGTAAGGTTGCGGCACTCCATCAGCACTTCACCGGTCTCGTGAACCTCGCCGGCGAAGATCTCTTTCTCCGCGCCGCCTACCATCTGCCGAACGATCCAGGGCAGATCGATAGAGGGGATCTTCTCTTCGGTAACCAGCTGTCCGTCCCTGAGTACGGTAATGTAATCTCCTATTTGAAGGAGCTCCTCGAGGCGATGCGAAATGTAGATGATGGAGACCCCCTGTGCCTTCAGTTCGTCGATCATCTCGAAGAGGATCTCCACTTCGCTTGTTGACAGGGCGGAGGTCGGCTCATCCATAATAAGGATTTCGGCCTCCTGGGCCAGGGCTTTGGCGATCTCGATGATCTGCTGTTGACCAATTCTCAGTTCGCTTACCAGGGCGCGGGGATCAATCTCCTGTTTCAGCTTTTTCATCAAGCCTCGGGTAAAATCCTCCTGGGCGGCGTGTTCTATGGCCCCCAGGCCATTGACGCGCTCCCTGGCTATAAAGATATTTTCACTGACGTTAAGGTTCGGAAAGAGATTCATCTCCTGGTAAATGATGCCGATCCCCATCTCTGCGGATTGGGAGGGCGAATGAAATTCGACCTCCTTTGACTTGAGCAGTATCCGGCCGCCTGACGGGTACTCCACGCCGGCCAGTATTTTCATCAGCGTTGATTTTCCGGCACCGTTTTCTCCGACCAGTACATTAACCTTTCCGCGGTAGACATTGAAGTCGACCCGGTTGAGGGCGACCGTTCCGGGAAAAATCTTACTCACACCATCAGCACGCAGGATTATTTCTTCTGTCTTTTCCGGCATCATTCACCCCCGATCCTGAGCTGTACAGGCGTGATGAGGATCCCTTGTCCCTCGACCCACTGGAAAGCACCGAGAAACTCTATGGTGGAGTCCTCAAGCGATTCGCGGTCCAGGCTGGTGAGTAGCTGCTCTTTGATTAAGTTGTTCATCTCGCGGGAGACGTTGGCGAACTCCAGTTGATTGGTAAAATCTTCAAAGCTGATAAAATCCATTGAGTCGCGGATCGCCGTGCCCTTGAGGACCGGGCCTATCTGAATCTGTACCGGGTTGCTGTCGGGACCGGTTTTGTCGAGGGAAACGGTTGCTGCCGCTGACTCCAGGTTGACTTCTGAAATCCTGGCCTTTCCTTTAACCATAAAGTTGAAGGGAGCAGTTACTTCGATTCTGTATCCGTAGGCTTTAATTGCAGCACCAGGGTCACGGGCAAGCTCTTCCAACAGCCGGTTGAGTTCGACGGCCTCCGATTTGAGTCGCGGAAGTACCTGCTCCTCCCATACCGAATCAACATAGAGTTTTGCATTGAAGGTGCCGTCGTCAAAATAGATTGTAAGCGCGTTGCTGTCACCGTTTGTCTCTTCATCGTGGCGCACGATAGTGCAGCCGAGTATCAGGCCGGCAACAAGAAACAGACAGAATAGTCGTACAGTGGGGGATAGTCTGATCATGCTATTCTCCGAATCGTGATTAAACGGGGTCGGGAATAATTTCCCAACCCCGTTGTTAAGTTTACACTGCAGGCTATTCGCTTAAGACGAAGTTGTCCAGCTTGCCGGCGTTGCTGATGTCTATCAATACGCAGTCGGTGAGTTGTTTCTCTGGAGCACCGGTAGAACCTGTCTTGATGTATTTGTCGGCCTGCTGAACTGCCAGGCGTGCATTGTAGGCACAGGTCTGCAGAACAGTTGCTTTGATGTCTCCGGCGAGAACAGAGTCTCGGACATCGTTGGAGCCGTCGAAGCCGACGACTGTAACATCGCCCATTCCGGCTGCTTTCAGAGCTGCCATAGCGCCCATTGCCATTGTGTCGTTACCCGAGATAACCCCTTTAATGTCCGGATTGGCCTGGATGATCGATTCCATCTTTGAAAAAGCTTCCGTCTGGCTCCAGTTGGCGCTCTGCCGGGCGACCATTTCAAGTTCCGGATACTGGTCAATCACTTCATGGTAACCTTTTGACCGTATACCGGCGTTTGTGTCAGATTCCTTTCCAACCAGTTCAACATACTTGCCTTTCTCGCCCATAAGTTCAACGAACTTCTCACCTCCGACGACCGCGCCTTGATAGTTGTTGGAGACGATCTGGCTTACAGCAAGGCCGGTCTGGTTGATTTCGCGGTCGATAAGAAAGGTCGGAATCCCGGCCTCTTTCGCCCGGCGTACCGGTCCGATCGTTGCATCGGCGCCTGCGTTATCACAAATGATAGCCGCTGCGCCTGAAGAGATAGCAAGGTCGAACTGCTGGTCTTGAAGGTTCGAGTCGTCATCATGGGAGAGCACCAGGACCTCGTAGCCGAGCTGAAGAGCCTCGTGTTCGGCTGCAGACGCCTCAGTTTTAAAGAATGGGTTGTCATGGGACGGTGTAATGACGACGATCAGCTTCTTTGCATCCGGTTTTTCCTGTTCGCCTCCTGCCCATGAGCCGACGAGTACAAACGAAAGTAATACAAAAATAAGAGCTATTTTCTTCACCGTAAATCCTCCTTTATGGTGATGTTACTGTAGTTGAATTCTTTTTACCATCTAAAAAGAACTATGTCAAACGAAAATTTATGAAAAAGAAAAAATATTAGCGAAATTAGAGGTGATTAAACAAATAAAAGAAAATAAACGAAGATTTAATTTGCTTATGGCTTTGACTTTTATTGTTGTTGTGCTATAATCCGCTTCGATAACACAATACTCCCTCCGGTTAATGCATTGGAGGCAGGAGGATATATGCAGAACAGGTACCGTCTTCAACCGGCTGAGATCGCCGAAGCGGCACGAAAGATCAGGAAGAGGATAATCTCGATGAATTCAGCGGCAGGTGAAGGGCATACCGGTGCTGATCTCTCCGAAGCCGATATTCTTTCAACTCTTTATTTTAACGTTCTACGTGTTGATCCGGATATCCCGGAGGCACCGGACCGGGATCGTTTTATTCTTTCCAAGGGGCACGGTGTGGGAGGCTACTACTGCACCCTGGCCGAAGCGGGATTTATCGATCCGGCGCTTCTCGATACCTATCTCAAGGCCGATTCGCTCTGTCCCGGGCATCCGGTCAGACAGAAGACCCCCGGGATCGAACTCAATACCGGCGCGCTGGGACACGGTCTTCCGGTTGCCTTTGGATTGGCTTTGGCGGCGAGAAAGCAGAGGGCAGGCTGGAAGACCTGGGTTCTTTTGGGCGATGGGGAACTGGCTGAGGGATCCAATTGGGAGGCGGCAATGGCTGCCGCTCATTATCATCTCGACAATCTGGTCTGTATTGTGGATCGAAACGGTCTTCAACTGGCCGATCGAACCGAGAGCATCCTGGGGCTGGAACCTTTGGGCGATAAGTGGCGTTCCTTCGGGTTCGATGTCAGCGAGGCCGATGGAAACGATCCTGCCGACCTTCTGCGGGTGATCGGTCGATTGGAGGAAGGAAACGGCAAGCCAAAGGTCATAATCGCATCGACGGTAAAGGGAAAAGGGGTCTCTTTTATCGAGGACCAGGCAGCATGGCACCACCGCATCCCGGTGGGAGAGGAAATCAGCGCAGCGATAAAGGAGCTTGACTAATATGAATGCCGGATTACGTGAAACTGCGGTAGAGCAGTTTATGGAAGAGGTGGCCGCCGGTACGAACCTGGTCGTGCTGGTCAGCGATTCGACGTCAACATCGAAGATTTCGCCCTTCCAGAAAAAGTATCCCGATCGTCTTGTAAACGTCGGAATCGCCGAACAGAATCTGGTCGGGGCTGCGGCCGGAATGGCCCTGGGGGGAATGATCCCTGTGACTGCAAATGCAACCCCTTTTCTGGTTGGCCGGTCGAACGAACAGGTGAAGAACGATATCTGCTACTCCGATACCAATGTAAAGTTGATCGGACTCAATCCGGGCTTTGCTTATGGTTCTCTTGGACCGACCCACCATGCGATCGATGATATATCAATTATGCGCGGGTTCGGCCGAATCGAGATATTCGCACCCCAGGATCCGCGGGAGACCCGGGGGATTCTACGGTATGCAATCGGCCGTAAGGGACCGGTCTATATCCGGCTCGATTCGATATCGGTGGAGGATCTTCCCGGTACTGACGCAGACTTTACGCCCGGGCGCTTGACACTTCATCGCAAAGGAGGCGATTGTGCCGTACTGGCCCTCGGCACCGCAGCTCATAAGGCCCTTGCTGCGGCTGAAACACTGTCCGGAGAAGGAATTCAGGCCGAGGTAATCGGTATCTCTTCGGTACGACCCGTTGATCGTGAAGGGCTGAAGGAGCTGTGCAGTCGATATACACGGCTCATAACGGTAGAAGAGCACTCGGTTCATGGCGGAATCGGCAGTCTGATGGCGGAATGTATTGCTGAAGAGGGAACAGGAAGCCGTCTCATGCGTCTTGGTGTCCCAGAGGGTGAGTTCGCTCCCGCCAGTCCCCGCGAGGCTATCCGGCAGAAGTTCGGACTCGATGCGGCGGGAATTGCCGACCAGATGCGGATAATGATGCGAAAATAGGGGAGGTGTCTGAATGGCGAAGAGAGTTATTCTGGCTATAGATCAGGGAACAAGCGGTTCAAAAGCGGTACTGTTTGATACCGCGGGTGTAATCCTTGCCCGGGCTACCGTCCCTCTTGAGTCCCTTTATCCTTCTCCCGGTTTCGTGGAGCAGGAACCGGAAGAGATTATCCGCACAGTGGTTGAAGCTGTTCGCCTGGCGGTGAATAACTATACCAGCGGCGGAGGGGAGGCTGCGGATATCGTATGTTGCGGAATCTCCAACCAGCGCGAGACCTTTCTGCTCTGGGATGGGGATGGGCAGCCGTACAGCAAGGCCGTCGTCTGGCAGTGTAAGCGTTCAGTACAGGTTTGTGAGCGTCTGAAGGCTGATGATGTTGAAGAGGAGTTGAACAGACGGACAGGTCTTATCATCGATCCCTACTTCTCAGGAACAAAGCTCGTTTGGCTGAAGGAGAACCGCGGGGATATCGCCCGGGCGATCGGCAGAAGCGAGGTCTTTTTCGGGACCGTCGACAGCTGGCTCCTTTACAGACTGAGCCGTGAAAGGAGCTACGCTACCGATTACACTAACGCTTCACGCACCCTCTTCATGAACCTCAACGATTTGAGTTGGGATTCCAATATGCTTTCAGTCCTCGGTCTCGAAGGGCTCAGACTCCCCGCGTTGCATTCCTCTTCATCGCTCTTCGGCCATACTGATTTCGACGGAATACTACCTGAAGCAGTTCCGATTACCGGGATGATCGGTGATTCTCACGCTGCAGCCTTCGGCGAACACTGCTTCGACCATGGGACCGCCAAGGCGACCCTGGGTACAGGTTCGTCGATTCTGATGAACGCCGGGCCAATACGGCCCATGTCGACAAACGGGCTGGTTTCGACCATCTGCTGGAGCGCTGGCGAGCGGGTCGACTACGCGCTGGAGGGCATTATTGTCTCCTGCGGTTCCACAATAACCTGGCTTCGGGATCAGCTGGGGTTCTTTTCAGAGAGCCGGGAGACCGAAGAAATTGCAACCAGTGTTCCCGATAACGGCGGTGTCTGCCTGATCCCGGCCTTTGCCGGGCTGGGAGCGCCTTATTGGAAGATGGATCAGCGTGGCCTCATTACGGGACTTACTTTTGGAAGCGGACGTGCCCATATTGTCAGAGCGGGACTGGAATCGGTCGCCTACCAGGTGAAAGATGTCATATCGACCATGGAGAACGACGCCGGGAGGGCTCTGACGGCCCTGCGCGTAGACGGCGGACTCACCGCTAATGATTTTGTAATGAATTTGATGGCCGATCTTCTCGGGGTTTCCGTGGAAGCGATTGAACTTACCGAAGCCTCGGCTTTGGGAGCGGCTTTCCTGGCAGGCCTTGGTGCCGGAGTTTTCGGTAGTATTGAAGAAATAGCGGGGATTTCATACAATTCGGTCAATTACAAACCCGTTAAGGGCCGGAATTCCACAGCCGGCTACCAGATGTGGAAAGATCAGATTGGGAGGTTATAACCCACAATGTTAGCCGAGCAGCGTCGTCAGAAAATTATTGATCTCATCCGGGAAAACGGCGCTGCCCGGGTCAGTTATCTGAGCGAAACCTTCGGGGTCACCGAGCCCACGATACGACAGGATTTAATGAAGCTCGAGGAAGACGGCGAGATCGTCCGCGAACATGGCGGCGCCTTCCTGAAGGATTTCTCCAAGGGTGTACGGGAACTCTCCCTGCACCACCGCGAGAATATGGACAAGAAGATCCCGATCGGGCGCAAGGCGGCGGAGTTTGTCAAGAACGGCGATACGATTATCCTTGATTCAGGCTCGACAGTTACCGAACTGGCCAAGAGTCTTTCCGCCCGGGAGAACCTGAAGATCATCACAAACAGTCTAAACATCACACTGCTTCTCGGGGCCGAACCAGACCACGAGGTGCATTTAACTGGTGGGGAATTTAAAGCACCGACGCTCTCATTAACTGGCGAAAAGGCCGCGGAATTCCTTGCGGGGTCCTTCGTCGATAAACTATTCCTGGCAACCGCCGGGATCTCTTTTAAGGTCGGGCTGATGTACCCCGGCTTTAGCGATATCCCGGTTAAGCGGGCGATGATTGATTCAGCCCGGGAAGTCTACCTGCTGGCCGACTCGACCAAGATTGGTAAAACGTCCTTTGCGGTCCTAAGCGCCCTCGACTGTATCGATTATCTGATTACCGACCCCGGTATCGGCGTCGAGGATCGCCGCCGTTTCGAGGAACTCGGAATCAGGGTTGTGCTATGCGACTGAAAAGCAAAGGCATCCATACCGCCCTGAATATCTCCGGGTTCTGCACCCTTTCTGCGGCGGCTGCGGGCTGCCGCTTGTTCGGAATTAAGCTTCTATAAGCTATATGTAGTGTCCTGAACCGTGGGGATGAATCTGGATTAAAACTCCTGCCGGCAGAGACTTATCTGCTGAATTACGCAGCGATGCAGGGCTTTCTCCAGATTCCCGGTAATTCTCGAATCCGATGTATTGTTCATCCCCACGGTTTGGGACACTACCTGAGCTATATCTGAACCGCCGGTCCCCCGGGTTTTGCCCGGGACACGGCTTCCATAATCCGGGCCAGCCGGAGGGCGCCCTCGCCGCTGCAGAGCAGGGGAGCTCCGGTGGTCAGGGCTTCGACGAAGTTCTCCACGATCCCCCAATGCGAAAAGGGCAGTCCCGGAACGGAGAGACTGATCTTCTCTTCTCCCCCCCCGGGCTATTATAAGGATCTCTCCCCCTGTCAGGTCCTGAAGATGGATGATTCCCTGGTCTCCTTCGATTAAAAGGCCCTCAGGGATTCCTGTCTCTACCCAGAGGGTGGACATACTTATCGCGACCCCGTCGTGGGTCGTGAGGCTGAGGAGGGACGATCCGGCATCCCCTTCCAAATCCGGTTTTTCTCCGGTACTCAGGGAGACATCGGCTATTTCCCC is a window from the Marispirochaeta sp. genome containing:
- a CDS encoding Gfo/Idh/MocA family oxidoreductase, whose translation is MEHVRWGVVGAGYVCEKMSGPPLYLVANSSLELVHRRNREEGEEFVIRHGKGRYVESFDELITGNTIDAVYIATPTKLHEAQAMAALKAGKHVLVEHPLTISVEGCERLVRTAESAQRNLGVALYRRGYPSVHKVKTVVESGLIGAPIAASVNSEFSTSQRIDLIHYLLGEIADVSLSTGEKPDLEGDAGSSLLSLTTHDGVAISMSTLWVETGIPEGLLIEGDQGIIHLQDLTGGEILIIARGGRREDQSLRSGTALFALGDRGELRRSPDHRSSPALQRRGRPPAGPDYGSRVPGKTRGTGGSDIAQVVSQTVGMNNTSDSRITGNLEKALHRCVIQQISLCRQEF
- a CDS encoding DeoR/GlpR family DNA-binding transcription regulator; protein product: MLAEQRRQKIIDLIRENGAARVSYLSETFGVTEPTIRQDLMKLEEDGEIVREHGGAFLKDFSKGVRELSLHHRENMDKKIPIGRKAAEFVKNGDTIILDSGSTVTELAKSLSARENLKIITNSLNITLLLGAEPDHEVHLTGGEFKAPTLSLTGEKAAEFLAGSFVDKLFLATAGISFKVGLMYPGFSDIPVKRAMIDSAREVYLLADSTKIGKTSFAVLSALDCIDYLITDPGIGVEDRRRFEELGIRVVLCD
- the glpK gene encoding glycerol kinase GlpK, yielding MAKRVILAIDQGTSGSKAVLFDTAGVILARATVPLESLYPSPGFVEQEPEEIIRTVVEAVRLAVNNYTSGGGEAADIVCCGISNQRETFLLWDGDGQPYSKAVVWQCKRSVQVCERLKADDVEEELNRRTGLIIDPYFSGTKLVWLKENRGDIARAIGRSEVFFGTVDSWLLYRLSRERSYATDYTNASRTLFMNLNDLSWDSNMLSVLGLEGLRLPALHSSSSLFGHTDFDGILPEAVPITGMIGDSHAAAFGEHCFDHGTAKATLGTGSSILMNAGPIRPMSTNGLVSTICWSAGERVDYALEGIIVSCGSTITWLRDQLGFFSESRETEEIATSVPDNGGVCLIPAFAGLGAPYWKMDQRGLITGLTFGSGRAHIVRAGLESVAYQVKDVISTMENDAGRALTALRVDGGLTANDFVMNLMADLLGVSVEAIELTEASALGAAFLAGLGAGVFGSIEEIAGISYNSVNYKPVKGRNSTAGYQMWKDQIGRL